The Aquidulcibacter paucihalophilus genome has a window encoding:
- a CDS encoding acetolactate synthase large subunit has translation MTVSSIGDAILPAVAHPLVAGALLAGGLIVVLAAMARRRRRPVPGHPAASPEQANPVALSPSARSVPAPAAAPVLEKTMTKASDLFVACLEEEGCEYVFGVPGEENLDFLDSLSRSRKIRLILTRHEQGAGFMAATYGRHTGKAGVCLATLGPGATNLVTAAAYAQLGGMPMLMITGQKPIKSSKQGRFQILDVVDMMRPITKFTHQLASADNIPARVREAVRLAQEEKPGATHLEFPEDVAHEQTTSPVIVASQVRRPVADDKSIRIAVDRIARAKSPLLIIGAGANRKLTSRMLTELVEKTGIPYITTQLGKGVIDERNPKYLGCAALSSGDFVHRVIEAADVIINVGHDVIEKPPFFMKPGGCDVIHIGFRTAEVDPVYFPQIEVVGDIANAIWQIKEGLAAQPHWTFESMVRAHRAELDHTAAAVSDMRCPVYPQYLVDQVRKVMPSDGILCLDNGVYKIWFTRSYPAHMPNTFLVDNALATMGAGLPSAMASSMIFPNRKVMAVCGDGGFMMNSQELETAVRLKLNLVVLILNDNSYGMIRWKQANMGFEDWGLTYGNPDFVKYAESYGAHGHRVTSAEGLPALLKQCLDTPGVHVVEVPIDYADNDRILNKDVRELSAALPV, from the coding sequence ATGACGGTGTCATCGATAGGGGACGCGATCCTGCCGGCGGTCGCCCATCCGCTGGTGGCCGGAGCGCTTCTGGCCGGCGGGCTGATCGTCGTGCTGGCCGCCATGGCGCGGCGCCGTCGCCGGCCCGTACCGGGCCATCCTGCCGCCTCGCCGGAACAAGCCAATCCCGTAGCGCTTTCCCCATCCGCCCGGTCCGTGCCCGCGCCGGCCGCCGCTCCCGTATTGGAAAAGACGATGACCAAGGCCTCGGATCTTTTTGTCGCCTGTCTGGAAGAGGAAGGCTGCGAATACGTCTTCGGTGTGCCGGGCGAGGAGAACCTCGATTTCCTCGACAGCCTGTCACGCAGCCGGAAGATCAGGCTGATCCTCACCCGGCATGAGCAGGGGGCGGGCTTCATGGCGGCCACCTATGGCCGGCACACGGGCAAGGCCGGTGTCTGTCTGGCGACCCTGGGACCGGGCGCGACCAATCTGGTGACGGCCGCCGCCTATGCCCAGCTGGGCGGGATGCCGATGCTGATGATCACCGGGCAGAAGCCGATCAAGTCGTCCAAACAGGGCCGGTTCCAGATCCTCGACGTGGTCGACATGATGCGGCCGATCACCAAATTCACCCACCAGCTGGCCTCGGCCGACAACATCCCGGCGAGGGTGCGCGAAGCGGTGCGGCTGGCCCAGGAAGAGAAGCCCGGCGCGACCCATCTGGAGTTCCCCGAGGACGTCGCCCACGAGCAGACGACCTCGCCGGTCATCGTCGCCAGCCAGGTGCGTCGCCCGGTGGCCGACGACAAGTCGATCCGCATCGCCGTCGATCGCATCGCGCGGGCGAAGTCGCCGCTGTTGATCATCGGGGCGGGCGCCAACCGCAAGCTGACCAGCCGGATGCTGACTGAACTGGTTGAAAAAACTGGCATTCCCTACATCACTACCCAGCTGGGCAAGGGGGTGATCGACGAGCGCAATCCGAAATATCTGGGCTGCGCGGCCCTCTCCTCCGGCGACTTCGTGCACCGGGTGATCGAGGCGGCTGACGTCATCATCAACGTCGGCCACGACGTGATCGAGAAGCCGCCCTTCTTCATGAAGCCGGGTGGGTGCGACGTGATCCACATCGGCTTCCGGACGGCCGAGGTCGATCCGGTCTATTTCCCGCAGATCGAGGTGGTCGGCGACATCGCCAATGCGATCTGGCAGATCAAGGAGGGCCTGGCGGCCCAGCCACACTGGACCTTTGAGTCCATGGTCCGCGCCCACCGGGCGGAACTGGATCACACCGCCGCCGCCGTCAGTGACATGCGCTGCCCGGTCTATCCGCAATATCTGGTCGATCAGGTTCGCAAGGTCATGCCGTCGGACGGCATCCTGTGTCTCGACAATGGCGTCTACAAGATCTGGTTCACGCGCAGCTATCCGGCGCACATGCCCAACACCTTCCTGGTCGACAATGCGCTGGCGACCATGGGGGCGGGCCTGCCGTCGGCCATGGCCTCCAGCATGATCTTCCCGAACCGCAAGGTCATGGCGGTCTGCGGCGACGGCGGCTTCATGATGAACAGTCAGGAGCTGGAGACCGCGGTGCGGCTGAAGCTCAACCTCGTGGTGCTGATCCTGAACGACAACAGCTACGGCATGATCCGCTGGAAGCAGGCCAATATGGGCTTCGAGGACTGGGGCCTGACCTATGGCAATCCGGACTTCGTCAAATACGCGGAGAGCTATGGTGCCCATGGCCACCGGGTGACCTCCGCCGAGGGCCTGCCGGCGCTCCTGAAACAGTGTCTTGATACGCCGGGGGTGCATGTGGTCGAGGTGCCTATCGACTATGCCGACAACGACCGCATCCTCAACAAGGATGTCCGTGAACTCAGCGCGGCCTTGCCGGTTTAA
- a CDS encoding aldehyde dehydrogenase family protein → MPSLKASYPLYLANEALTPNQDLEVTDKYTGKVATRVAMADAATIDRAIGAAVRATEPMARMAAYERQAVLAHCVKRFQERSDELAYALCIEAGKPIKDSRGEVTRLIDTFRIAAEESVRMTGEVQPLDISARARGYQGMWKRVPIGPCSFISPFNFPLNLAAHKIAPALAVGCPFVMKPASRTPLGALIIGEVLAETDLPKGAFSILPATRDGSDLFTTDDRLKLLSFTGSPDVGWALKAKSGKKKVVLELGGNAAVIVDRDSDLEDAAERIIFGAFYQSGQSCIGVQRILIHDDIYSPMRDLLVKKARALICGDPREETTFIGPMIDEKEAIRLETWIQEARAAGATVLCGGNRTGAMLDATLLEGVGRGLKIREEEAFGPVAILSHFSDFEAALAEVNDSKFGLQAGIFSRDIHKAMRAWDVLEVGGILIGDVPSYRVDNMPYGGVKDSGLGREGVKFAMEDMTEIRNLVIRQRPVESAPAAAPRAAAPEPAQPSPSPAGRTGWFGRKT, encoded by the coding sequence ATGCCGTCCCTCAAAGCCTCCTATCCGCTCTATCTGGCCAATGAGGCGCTGACGCCCAACCAGGACCTTGAGGTCACCGACAAATACACGGGCAAGGTGGCGACGCGGGTGGCCATGGCCGATGCCGCCACGATCGACCGTGCGATCGGCGCGGCGGTCAGGGCGACGGAGCCGATGGCCCGGATGGCGGCCTATGAGCGGCAGGCGGTGCTGGCCCACTGCGTCAAACGCTTCCAGGAACGCTCCGACGAGTTGGCCTATGCCCTGTGCATCGAGGCGGGCAAGCCGATCAAGGACTCGCGGGGCGAGGTGACCCGGCTGATCGACACCTTCCGCATCGCCGCGGAGGAGTCGGTGCGCATGACCGGCGAGGTCCAGCCGCTGGACATCTCGGCCCGAGCCAGGGGCTATCAGGGGATGTGGAAGCGGGTGCCGATCGGGCCGTGCTCCTTCATCTCGCCGTTCAACTTCCCGCTCAACCTGGCCGCCCACAAGATCGCGCCGGCGCTGGCCGTGGGCTGTCCCTTCGTGATGAAGCCGGCCTCGCGCACGCCGCTGGGCGCCCTGATCATCGGCGAGGTTCTGGCCGAGACCGACCTGCCCAAGGGGGCGTTCTCGATCCTGCCGGCGACGCGCGACGGGTCGGACCTGTTCACGACCGACGACCGGCTGAAGCTGCTGTCCTTCACCGGCTCGCCCGACGTCGGCTGGGCGCTGAAGGCGAAGTCCGGCAAGAAGAAGGTGGTGCTGGAACTGGGCGGAAACGCCGCCGTCATCGTCGACCGCGACAGTGATCTGGAGGATGCGGCCGAGCGGATCATCTTCGGCGCCTTCTACCAGTCGGGCCAGTCCTGCATCGGGGTGCAGCGCATCCTGATCCACGACGACATCTACAGCCCGATGCGCGACCTGCTGGTGAAGAAGGCGCGGGCCCTGATCTGCGGCGATCCGCGCGAGGAGACCACCTTCATCGGTCCCATGATCGACGAGAAGGAGGCAATCCGGCTGGAGACCTGGATCCAGGAGGCACGCGCTGCCGGGGCGACGGTCCTGTGCGGCGGCAACCGCACCGGTGCCATGCTGGACGCGACCCTGCTGGAAGGCGTCGGGCGGGGGCTCAAGATCCGGGAGGAGGAGGCGTTCGGACCGGTCGCCATCCTGTCGCACTTCTCGGACTTCGAAGCGGCCCTGGCCGAGGTGAATGATTCAAAATTCGGCCTGCAGGCAGGCATCTTCAGCCGCGATATCCACAAGGCCATGCGGGCCTGGGACGTGCTGGAGGTCGGCGGCATCCTGATCGGCGACGTGCCCAGCTACCGTGTCGACAACATGCCCTATGGCGGGGTCAAGGACTCCGGCCTCGGCCGCGAGGGCGTGAAGTTCGCGATGGAGGACATGACCGAGATCCGCAATCTGGTCATTCGCCAGCGGCCCGTGGAGAGTGCTCCGGCGGCCGCGCCGCGCGCCGCAGCGCCGGAGCCGGCCCAGCCTTCGCCATCTCCGGCCGGTCGCACAGGCTGGTTCGGAAGGAAGACCTGA
- a CDS encoding DUF305 domain-containing protein, with protein sequence MVAAAAAALWLAGLAAGPQTPPIFNPGAPGASSRVISAAEAVELGRTSFTADDVAFMQHMIVHHGQAVEMVELLRTRGVHPTVRRLGQRIAMSQEAEIAVMRGWLTDRGQPLEMPGMGGGHAGMDHSAHAGHAMPASDTPIMAGMLSPAQMQALAAASGPAFDRLFLEGMIRHHQGALDMVDALLANPDAAEDTMLSDFTTSVVADQSAEILRMQSLLSDL encoded by the coding sequence TTGGTTGCGGCCGCTGCCGCGGCGCTATGGCTGGCCGGACTTGCGGCGGGGCCGCAGACGCCGCCGATCTTCAATCCCGGTGCGCCGGGTGCGTCCTCCCGCGTCATCAGCGCCGCGGAGGCTGTGGAGCTCGGTCGCACCAGCTTCACGGCCGATGATGTCGCCTTCATGCAGCATATGATCGTTCACCACGGTCAGGCCGTGGAGATGGTCGAACTGCTGCGGACGCGGGGCGTCCATCCGACGGTGCGCCGGCTTGGCCAGCGGATCGCCATGAGCCAGGAAGCCGAGATCGCCGTCATGCGCGGCTGGCTGACGGATCGCGGGCAGCCGCTGGAAATGCCGGGCATGGGCGGCGGGCATGCCGGGATGGATCACTCGGCCCACGCCGGCCACGCCATGCCGGCCTCCGACACACCCATCATGGCCGGCATGCTCTCGCCGGCGCAGATGCAGGCGCTGGCCGCCGCCAGCGGTCCGGCCTTCGACCGCCTGTTCCTCGAAGGCATGATCCGGCACCATCAGGGGGCGCTCGACATGGTCGACGCCTTGCTGGCCAATCCGGATGCAGCCGAGGATACGATGTTGTCCGACTTCACCACCTCTGTCGTCGCCGACCAGTCGGCGGAAATCCTGCGTATGCAGTCCCTTTTGTCTGACCTCTGA
- a CDS encoding ammonium transporter, whose protein sequence is MTRLRIGLSGAVLLLAGGVAGTASAAASATPALLAHQVPLALDGAATGWILTSTALVLLMTLPGLALFYGGMVRRKNVIATITQSLGVASVVTLAWFIAGYGLSFGVGQPIGGYSGDDVQPYIGSFQALFLNGVTTTTAHSLAPGLPEFLWIAYQLTFAIITPALIAGAFAERIKYSGLLLFTGLWTLLVYAPICHWVWGGGFLGAAGVLDFAGGAVVHVNAGVAGLVCAIFLGARKGYGKESIVAHNPVLTMIGASLLLVGWIGFNAGSAWTADSIASVALLNTILAAMAGSLTWKIVEIMEKRKPSLIGVLSGLIAGLVAITPAAGLVDPKGAVIIGLASGPVCYAASVWIKKLLRYDDSLDAFGIHGAGGILGAVLTGVFASAAVNGVAEGATVAKQVWGLGVTIGWSAVATFLILIVCKFTTGLRVTAEQEQEGLDGHLHGEVMEGV, encoded by the coding sequence ATGACACGACTTCGTATCGGGCTTTCGGGTGCAGTCCTTCTATTGGCCGGGGGCGTAGCCGGCACAGCCTCGGCGGCGGCCAGCGCGACGCCCGCGCTGCTGGCGCATCAGGTACCGCTGGCGCTTGACGGGGCGGCGACCGGCTGGATCCTGACCTCCACGGCGCTGGTCCTGCTGATGACCCTGCCGGGGTTGGCCCTGTTCTATGGCGGCATGGTGCGTCGCAAGAACGTCATCGCCACCATCACCCAGTCGTTGGGCGTTGCGTCCGTCGTCACGCTGGCCTGGTTCATTGCCGGCTACGGGCTGTCCTTCGGCGTCGGCCAGCCGATCGGCGGCTATTCGGGCGATGACGTTCAGCCCTACATCGGCTCCTTCCAGGCGCTGTTCCTGAACGGCGTCACGACGACCACGGCGCACAGTCTGGCACCCGGCCTGCCGGAGTTCCTCTGGATCGCCTACCAGCTGACCTTCGCCATCATCACGCCGGCACTGATCGCCGGGGCATTCGCCGAGCGGATCAAATACTCCGGCCTGCTGCTGTTCACCGGCCTTTGGACCCTGCTGGTCTATGCGCCCATCTGTCACTGGGTCTGGGGCGGCGGCTTCCTCGGTGCGGCGGGCGTGCTTGATTTCGCCGGCGGTGCCGTCGTGCACGTCAATGCCGGCGTGGCCGGTCTGGTCTGCGCGATCTTCCTTGGTGCCCGGAAGGGCTACGGCAAGGAGAGCATCGTTGCCCACAATCCGGTGCTGACCATGATCGGTGCCTCCCTGCTGCTGGTCGGCTGGATCGGTTTCAACGCCGGCTCGGCCTGGACGGCGGACTCGATCGCATCGGTCGCCCTGCTGAACACCATCCTGGCCGCCATGGCCGGATCGCTGACCTGGAAGATCGTCGAGATCATGGAGAAGCGGAAGCCGTCGCTGATCGGCGTGCTGTCCGGTCTGATCGCCGGTCTGGTCGCCATCACCCCGGCCGCCGGACTGGTCGACCCCAAGGGGGCGGTGATCATCGGCCTGGCCTCGGGGCCGGTCTGCTACGCGGCCTCGGTCTGGATCAAGAAGCTGCTGCGCTATGACGACAGCCTCGACGCGTTCGGCATCCACGGCGCCGGTGGCATCCTGGGTGCGGTTCTGACCGGCGTGTTCGCCTCCGCCGCCGTCAACGGCGTCGCCGAGGGCGCGACCGTCGCCAAGCAGGTCTGGGGTCTGGGTGTCACCATCGGCTGGAGCGCCGTCGCGACCTTCCTGATCCTGATCGTCTGCAAATTCACCACCGGCCTGCGGGTGACCGCGGAACAGGAGCAGGAGGGCCTCGACGGGCACCTGCATGGTGAGGTGATGGAGGGCGTCTGA
- a CDS encoding TorF family putative porin: MRTALACAAAVAVLLTAGAASAQEAPEVAWNLGVTSDYVFRGYSQTSEDPAIFGGVDVTAGSFYAGAWASNVDFGDDTEAEFDIYGGYRTEVSGFAVDVGVVGYLYVSQPGGADYDYAEFKAAASRAIGPVTLAAAVYWSPDFFGVDEEATYVEANAAFSPAPQWTVSGAVGRQALDVNADYATWNAGVAYAFSDNVAIDVRYHDTDVTGPLSDDRVVAGLKFLF; the protein is encoded by the coding sequence ATGAGAACCGCTCTTGCCTGCGCGGCTGCCGTAGCCGTGCTTCTGACCGCCGGGGCCGCTTCGGCCCAGGAGGCACCCGAGGTCGCCTGGAACCTGGGGGTGACCAGCGACTATGTCTTCCGCGGCTACAGCCAGACCAGCGAAGACCCCGCCATCTTCGGCGGCGTGGACGTCACGGCCGGCAGTTTCTACGCCGGGGCCTGGGCCTCGAACGTCGACTTCGGCGACGACACGGAAGCCGAGTTCGACATCTATGGCGGCTATCGCACCGAGGTCTCCGGCTTCGCGGTCGATGTCGGCGTGGTGGGCTATCTCTACGTCTCCCAGCCCGGCGGTGCGGACTATGACTATGCCGAGTTCAAGGCGGCTGCGTCGCGGGCGATCGGGCCGGTGACCCTGGCGGCTGCCGTCTACTGGTCGCCCGACTTCTTCGGGGTCGACGAGGAGGCCACCTATGTCGAGGCCAATGCGGCCTTCTCACCGGCCCCCCAATGGACGGTATCGGGAGCTGTCGGGCGCCAGGCGCTGGACGTCAACGCCGACTACGCCACCTGGAACGCCGGCGTCGCCTATGCCTTCAGCGACAATGTCGCGATCGATGTCCGCTACCACGACACAGACGTAACGGGTCCGCTGTCCGATGATCGGGTGGTCGCAGGACTCAAATTCCTGTTCTGA
- a CDS encoding NAD(P)-dependent oxidoreductase, with protein sequence MITPRTGPAKTPAADRVRDFSEIYADFSPVAGAGQSSRCAQCGVPFCQTGCPLQNNIPDWLRLAAEGRAEEAWRQSEGTSTMPEICGRICPQDRLCEGACTLEQSGWETVTIGSVERWLGDLAFESGWVEPIRPRVERGQSVGIVGAGPAGMAAADRLRSAGYAVTIYDRHDRAGGLLMYGIPGFKLEKPVVQRRLDRLADGGVTFRLGVDVGGDLPFAEVRAAHDAVLVATGVYQARRLTAPGCGSTGVIAALDYLIASNRKGLGDPVAAFDSGALDASGKRVVVIGGGDTAMDCVRTAVRQGATSVTCLYRRDRDNMPGSAREVANAEEEGVVFEWLAAPRAVLGEADRVTGVRGQRMTLAAQSADGRWSVEPVPGGEFDLAADLVIEALGFEPEDMPGLFAEPDLALTDWRTIRTAGHTKATTLEGVFAAGDIVRGASLVVWAVRDGQDAAAEIEAWLSSRERAAA encoded by the coding sequence GTGATCACCCCGAGGACGGGACCGGCCAAGACGCCGGCGGCCGACCGCGTGCGTGACTTCTCCGAGATCTACGCGGACTTCAGTCCGGTGGCCGGGGCGGGTCAGTCGAGCCGCTGCGCCCAGTGCGGCGTGCCCTTCTGTCAGACCGGCTGCCCGCTTCAGAACAACATCCCCGACTGGCTGCGCCTCGCCGCAGAAGGCCGCGCCGAGGAGGCCTGGCGCCAATCGGAAGGGACCTCGACCATGCCCGAAATCTGCGGCCGGATCTGTCCGCAGGACCGGCTGTGCGAGGGCGCCTGCACACTCGAGCAATCGGGATGGGAGACGGTGACCATCGGTTCGGTCGAGCGCTGGCTGGGCGATCTGGCGTTTGAAAGCGGCTGGGTTGAGCCGATCCGCCCGCGGGTCGAACGCGGTCAGTCCGTGGGAATCGTCGGCGCCGGGCCGGCGGGGATGGCGGCGGCGGACCGCCTGCGGTCGGCCGGCTATGCGGTGACGATCTACGACCGGCACGACCGTGCGGGCGGCCTGCTGATGTACGGCATCCCCGGATTCAAGCTGGAGAAGCCCGTGGTCCAGCGACGGCTCGACCGGCTGGCCGACGGCGGTGTGACCTTCCGGCTGGGCGTGGACGTCGGAGGCGATCTGCCGTTCGCCGAGGTGCGGGCGGCGCACGACGCCGTGCTGGTGGCGACGGGGGTCTATCAGGCACGGCGTCTGACGGCTCCGGGATGCGGCTCGACCGGGGTGATCGCGGCGCTGGACTATCTGATCGCCTCGAACCGCAAGGGGCTGGGCGATCCGGTCGCGGCCTTCGACAGTGGTGCGCTGGACGCATCAGGCAAGCGGGTGGTCGTGATCGGCGGCGGCGATACGGCGATGGACTGCGTGCGCACGGCGGTGCGGCAGGGCGCGACGTCGGTGACCTGCCTCTATCGCCGCGATCGGGACAATATGCCGGGCAGCGCCCGCGAGGTCGCCAACGCCGAGGAGGAAGGCGTGGTCTTCGAATGGCTGGCCGCGCCCCGGGCGGTGCTGGGCGAGGCGGATCGGGTGACCGGAGTCCGGGGCCAGCGCATGACCCTCGCTGCCCAGTCCGCGGACGGCCGCTGGAGCGTTGAACCGGTTCCGGGCGGAGAGTTCGACCTGGCCGCCGATCTGGTCATTGAGGCGCTCGGCTTCGAGCCCGAGGATATGCCGGGCCTGTTCGCCGAGCCCGATCTGGCCCTGACCGACTGGCGGACGATCCGCACGGCAGGGCACACCAAGGCGACGACCCTGGAGGGCGTATTCGCCGCCGGCGACATCGTGCGGGGAGCGTCGCTCGTCGTCTGGGCCGTCAGGGACGGGCAGGACGCCGCGGCTGAAATCGAGGCCTGGCTATCCAGCCGGGAGAGGGCGGCCGCATGA